In one window of Pseudobdellovibrionaceae bacterium DNA:
- a CDS encoding HEPN domain-containing protein gives MRNMSLIQDYLSRSQKRLKAVQTLYNEESWADVVRESQEILELTLKALLRASAIEAPRIHDVSSVLEDHKERLPKAVQQKLTEIVQLSRSLRRDRELAFYGSEDLTPSEFYEKADADLAFDGVTWVVELVVKEVK, from the coding sequence ATGCGTAACATGTCGTTGATTCAAGATTATTTGTCGAGATCTCAAAAACGCCTAAAGGCGGTCCAGACATTGTACAACGAAGAATCTTGGGCGGATGTTGTGAGAGAATCACAAGAAATTTTAGAACTTACGCTAAAGGCCTTGCTTAGGGCCTCTGCCATCGAGGCGCCACGGATACATGATGTCTCTTCCGTGCTTGAAGACCACAAAGAACGCCTGCCCAAAGCTGTGCAGCAAAAATTAACTGAAATAGTTCAGCTCTCAAGGTCTCTTCGGCGTGACAGAGAGTTGGCCTTCTACGGCTCAGAGGATTTAACCCCTTCCGAGTTTTACGAAAAGGCTGACGCCGACCTTGCCTTTGATGGAGTTACCTGGGTTGTCGAGCTTGTGGTAAAAGAAGTGAAATAG
- the flgK gene encoding flagellar hook-associated protein FlgK, translated as MSRIWSMMDVGRRSMMNSQTALQTVSHNIANKSTDGYSRQRVELQSNPPIGQGRLQIGTGSRATKIIRINNPYLERQIEQEQNNLGFSEARQQALSRVEEVYNEQVNKGINRFMTDFFNSWRELSNSPESLASRTQVKEAAKFLTNDFKRAYGQLTSVQTDIDYQIRTQVEHINEITKEIAKLNEKVQIVELNNVPANDERDRRDELIKRLSEKVNIRYAEGKDGTVTITAGNAAVLVSGYSYRPIEVASTPGREGKREGNFDLFYRSTDSSTPVRITDQITGGALGGMLDVRDDVVNGFLRDLDELAYELTYQVNRAHVEGFNRYSSTGVNFFDSVQEVDGAAINLNVNEKILTDVGLIAAAATPNSPGDNRISNVIHQLQSQKIMREGSTTFDDFYNSMVGRAGIEANRANSSLESQQDIIKQLKNMRESISGVSLDEETTKLIQFQKSFDASAKMIKAADEMMDTVLNLRR; from the coding sequence ATGTCCCGTATATGGTCCATGATGGATGTCGGTCGGCGTTCAATGATGAACAGCCAAACAGCGTTGCAGACCGTCAGCCACAACATTGCTAACAAGTCCACTGACGGATACTCTCGTCAGCGCGTGGAATTGCAATCAAACCCACCCATCGGGCAGGGCCGGCTGCAAATTGGAACGGGTTCTCGGGCCACAAAAATTATTCGCATCAATAACCCCTACCTTGAGCGCCAAATTGAGCAAGAGCAAAATAACCTTGGCTTCTCTGAAGCCCGGCAGCAGGCTCTTTCAAGGGTTGAAGAAGTTTACAATGAACAGGTTAACAAGGGGATCAACCGCTTTATGACTGACTTTTTCAACTCATGGAGAGAGTTGAGTAACAGCCCCGAGAGTCTGGCCTCGCGCACACAGGTGAAAGAGGCCGCAAAATTTTTGACTAACGATTTTAAAAGGGCCTATGGTCAGCTCACGTCCGTACAAACTGATATTGATTATCAGATTCGCACGCAGGTTGAACATATCAATGAAATCACCAAAGAAATTGCAAAGCTCAATGAAAAAGTTCAAATCGTAGAGTTGAACAACGTGCCAGCCAACGACGAGCGAGATCGACGGGATGAGTTGATCAAGCGTCTCTCAGAAAAAGTTAATATTCGGTATGCCGAAGGTAAAGATGGTACTGTTACCATCACAGCGGGTAATGCCGCGGTTTTAGTGTCAGGTTACAGTTATCGCCCCATTGAAGTGGCGTCCACGCCAGGGCGCGAAGGGAAGCGAGAGGGCAACTTCGACCTATTCTATCGTTCAACAGACTCGTCGACACCCGTGCGGATTACAGATCAAATTACTGGTGGCGCACTCGGTGGTATGCTTGACGTGCGAGACGACGTGGTGAATGGATTTCTTCGGGATTTAGATGAGCTAGCCTACGAGCTGACCTATCAAGTTAACCGGGCTCACGTGGAAGGATTTAACAGATACAGCTCAACGGGCGTGAACTTTTTTGATTCTGTGCAAGAAGTGGACGGGGCAGCGATCAACCTCAATGTGAACGAAAAAATATTAACAGATGTGGGTCTTATTGCTGCGGCAGCAACACCTAACTCTCCCGGTGACAACCGGATATCCAACGTGATTCACCAACTGCAGAGTCAAAAAATCATGCGAGAGGGTTCAACCACATTTGATGACTTCTACAACAGTATGGTGGGTCGGGCAGGTATTGAGGCTAACCGAGCTAACTCATCCCTCGAGTCGCAACAAGATATCATTAAGCAGCTAAAAAATATGAGAGAAAGTATTAGTGGCGTTAGTTTAGATGAAGAAACCACAAAATTGATTCAGTTTCAGAAATCCTTCGATGCGTCGGCGAAAATGATTAAAGCCGCCGATGAGATGATGGATACCGTACTGAATCTGAGAAGGTAG
- a CDS encoding toxin-antitoxin system HicB family antitoxin yields the protein MNKKTASGKFVVRVPPDLHLELKRVALDQGASLNQVCVDRLKQPATGAKGLLVDTLQEFVGDGLVAIVQYGSSVRGEATEASDIDILCVIDDSVNIQRQLYRKWDELSEKRQLSKKYAVHFTHPLVDDLNASTLWLETALEGMILFDPSLLAQRIFVKLRHLIFDQKYRRSLVHGQPVWVYNSGEGHA from the coding sequence ATGAATAAGAAAACAGCTTCCGGAAAATTCGTAGTGAGAGTCCCGCCGGACCTTCATCTAGAGCTGAAACGAGTGGCACTTGATCAGGGTGCTTCACTCAATCAGGTTTGCGTGGATCGGCTGAAGCAACCCGCAACGGGTGCAAAGGGACTTCTTGTTGATACTTTACAGGAGTTTGTCGGCGATGGCTTGGTGGCCATCGTTCAATATGGATCATCAGTACGGGGTGAAGCTACCGAGGCTTCGGATATTGATATCCTTTGTGTCATTGATGATAGCGTTAATATCCAACGACAGCTTTATCGAAAGTGGGATGAGTTGAGCGAGAAACGGCAATTAAGTAAAAAATATGCCGTTCACTTCACTCACCCGTTGGTTGATGATTTGAATGCCAGTACACTATGGCTGGAGACAGCCTTAGAGGGAATGATTTTGTTTGATCCAAGTCTACTGGCTCAGAGAATTTTTGTAAAACTTCGGCATTTGATATTTGATCAAAAATACCGCCGCAGTCTTGTACATGGACAGCCAGTTTGGGTTTATAACAGCGGAGAAGGTCATGCGTAA
- the flgM gene encoding flagellar biosynthesis anti-sigma factor FlgM: MKVNNNIGSSLTGIEAKKAEQSTRKGDKGGITDSLDPKSLKDASKVNVSEQARAFNKAKEIAMQANDVDHEKVARLQKLIDSGDYKVDAGAVADRLIAEHSQFND; this comes from the coding sequence ATGAAAGTCAATAACAACATTGGAAGCAGTTTGACAGGCATTGAGGCCAAGAAGGCCGAGCAGTCCACACGCAAGGGTGATAAAGGTGGAATTACAGATAGCCTTGATCCAAAATCTTTAAAAGACGCTTCTAAGGTGAACGTCTCAGAACAAGCAAGGGCGTTTAATAAGGCAAAAGAAATCGCTATGCAGGCCAATGATGTGGATCACGAAAAAGTGGCGCGTCTGCAAAAGTTAATCGACTCAGGAGATTATAAAGTAGATGCTGGTGCTGTGGCGGACCGACTGATTGCTGAACACTCTCAGTTTAATGATTGA
- a CDS encoding flagellar protein FlgN: protein MAMKPESQKTFNELVENLDQMIKVYRQLLNIVRKEREILVSANLDDLNDNNKAKESMLIQAKAIEDQRLLLTEKLAAEEGMADAQPKLLEMAVHIGGPDGDKLRNMHAVLDLLMRRIKEFNGYNESLVNSALQNITGAMKAIKETLQEKPTYQKQGKISSAGGQAGHLVSREA from the coding sequence ATGGCAATGAAACCAGAGAGCCAAAAAACATTTAATGAATTAGTTGAAAACTTAGATCAGATGATTAAGGTTTATCGACAGTTGTTGAACATCGTACGAAAAGAGCGAGAGATCTTGGTTTCGGCAAATCTTGATGATTTAAATGACAACAATAAAGCAAAAGAATCGATGTTGATTCAGGCAAAGGCCATCGAAGATCAGCGGCTTTTGCTGACTGAGAAGCTGGCCGCAGAAGAGGGTATGGCGGACGCTCAGCCTAAATTGCTTGAAATGGCCGTCCATATTGGCGGACCTGATGGTGACAAGCTTCGCAACATGCACGCGGTTCTTGATTTGCTCATGCGAAGAATTAAAGAGTTCAATGGATATAATGAGTCCTTAGTTAATTCAGCGCTTCAAAATATTACTGGAGCCATGAAGGCGATTAAGGAGACGTTACAGGAGAAGCCCACTTACCAAAAACAAGGTAAGATCTCCTCTGCCGGAGGGCAGGCAGGGCACTTGGTAAGCCGAGAGGCTTAG
- the flgL gene encoding flagellar hook-associated protein FlgL, with amino-acid sequence MRVADNMKFDQVRHNISRNRSEMSHLQNQAATQKRVTKPSDDPVAASRVLSVRVEAEAAGQYEKNLNYARSFLEFTDQSLGEVTDHLVRAKELAINQSSDGSANPETRRVVAEEIGQIYNQLVKVSNRQLGERFIFGGYRTTRPPFSNLGQYNGDDGEMLVALDKGSFLAMNIPGNKIFQGQGLSGDGIVHVTTTQAATLDELMAQLGKSEEFKQNEMEEKALHDQKVEQARNKKQEPEPEPDRGNMRIRLRGPASTEGQSGNGANEGGVNPSDSGLDEAGISIFRTVRDLQIALKTNDQKAVQDTLESLDTAINQVILARAQVGSRVSILDTALGTLQKNEVDNKVFVSQLEDVDAFEVISDINKTEGTLKATLQTSGKLLIPSLMDFID; translated from the coding sequence ATGCGTGTTGCTGATAACATGAAATTTGATCAAGTCCGACATAACATTTCGAGAAATCGATCCGAAATGTCACACCTGCAAAACCAGGCGGCCACACAAAAGCGCGTAACGAAACCCTCCGATGACCCCGTGGCAGCCTCTCGAGTTTTGTCGGTAAGGGTGGAGGCCGAGGCTGCGGGCCAGTATGAGAAAAACCTAAACTATGCTCGCTCCTTTCTAGAATTCACTGACCAGTCCTTAGGTGAAGTGACGGACCACTTGGTGCGAGCTAAAGAACTCGCAATTAATCAATCGAGCGATGGGAGTGCCAACCCAGAAACCCGCCGCGTGGTGGCTGAAGAGATCGGGCAAATCTACAATCAGCTTGTGAAAGTGAGTAACCGACAATTGGGAGAGCGGTTTATTTTTGGTGGATATCGCACCACTCGTCCGCCCTTTTCTAACTTAGGCCAGTACAATGGCGATGATGGCGAAATGTTGGTGGCTCTAGACAAGGGCTCATTTTTGGCAATGAATATTCCTGGCAATAAAATCTTTCAAGGTCAGGGCCTTTCCGGTGACGGGATTGTGCACGTAACCACTACTCAGGCGGCCACACTTGATGAGTTAATGGCTCAGTTGGGCAAGAGCGAAGAATTCAAACAAAATGAAATGGAAGAAAAGGCTCTGCACGATCAAAAAGTAGAGCAAGCACGAAACAAAAAGCAAGAGCCAGAACCAGAGCCAGACCGGGGCAACATGCGCATCCGCTTGCGAGGCCCGGCATCCACCGAAGGCCAAAGTGGGAATGGCGCCAATGAGGGCGGCGTGAATCCATCGGACTCAGGTCTAGATGAAGCCGGAATTAGCATATTCAGAACCGTGCGTGATTTACAAATTGCACTTAAAACCAATGATCAAAAAGCCGTGCAAGATACTCTAGAGAGTCTTGATACGGCAATCAACCAAGTGATTCTCGCCCGAGCGCAAGTAGGGTCGCGAGTATCTATATTAGACACGGCACTAGGTACATTGCAGAAAAACGAAGTGGACAATAAGGTTTTCGTGTCACAACTCGAGGACGTCGACGCCTTTGAGGTGATTAGTGACATCAACAAAACAGAAGGCACTCTCAAAGCCACACTACAAACCTCAGGCAAACTACTCATCCCCAGCCTCATGGACTTTATCGATTAA
- a CDS encoding rod-binding protein, whose product MRQASQMYEQHFLREMVKAMRSTVQNGGLMEPTMAEKIYREKIDDSYVESWANKGGIGLGDMIYNQLRERLQAQNAKGFHEQKGALPIANEKYLAIKNKKPVGKLD is encoded by the coding sequence ATGCGTCAGGCCTCTCAGATGTATGAACAGCATTTTCTCCGCGAGATGGTGAAAGCCATGCGAAGCACGGTCCAAAACGGCGGCTTGATGGAGCCAACAATGGCTGAAAAGATCTATAGAGAAAAAATCGACGACAGCTATGTAGAATCTTGGGCCAACAAAGGTGGAATTGGTCTTGGCGATATGATCTACAATCAGTTGAGAGAGCGTTTACAGGCTCAAAATGCCAAGGGATTTCATGAACAGAAGGGCGCTCTCCCCATAGCTAATGAGAAATATTTAGCGATAAAGAACAAGAAACCAGTGGGGAAGCTAGACTAA